From the Gemmatimonadaceae bacterium genome, one window contains:
- a CDS encoding SMC family ATPase: protein MRLSRLRLVNFRQHADSTLQFDSGLTGIIGPNGCGKTTILEAIKWALYGGDATRGTVDSIRFARASARSPVRIELDFELGGHRFRLVRALTTADLYVDGGERPIATGASAVTDVIRRKLGMSLDEFDNTYFTAQKQLAVMATLTAAARAQFLSRVLGYEKLRAAQDLCDERRKALRNESNGMRAGMPDPDVLARQLADAEARLRDAQARAAAAAVEQARAQQALSTLQPRWAEAQRAREELQGLDAERRIVDAELTGLARTVERVEGELLHVAEARAQLVPLAEALAPFHEVGEELTRQRELAVSNGRRQALQEAAHELATELQHLREGRSRLETAPAVEEQLTDEMEQKRHRLEELQGRLELRRTEWVRDRQEAETRRNALRAHYQELREQKDKLKSAGEEGQCPTCSRPLGDHYHSVMDFLETQIEAVSADGLYFRQRLEQLEGMPEDIAALDEERRQAMQEVSALERKLARTQVAVGQLEQLARELGQKEQRHAALAAELASLPGGYVRERHLALEEQFEQLAALSTQANRLNTQVEREPALRRELESAQRAMAAAHGKREQIAARLGTIAHSEEEYAALGSAHAAATGAVQAAAMAVLNAEGEARLASSDRDRVVAAQRDLDERRERVAAIEADKRLHDELYRAYSDLRTDLNYQMRPEISELASGFLAALTDARYSELDLDEKYRISILEDGVPLPVISGGEEDLANLVLRLAISQMIAERSGQPFSLLILDEVFGSLDEVRRQNVIGLLRALRDRFDQVIVITHIDDVRDGLDQVFVIANDEKSGASRVTRGDAELPVGADALLATAGAADGGAES from the coding sequence GTGAGGCTCTCGCGCCTTCGCCTCGTGAACTTCCGCCAGCACGCGGACAGCACGCTGCAGTTCGACAGCGGGCTGACCGGCATCATCGGGCCGAACGGGTGCGGCAAGACGACGATCCTCGAGGCGATCAAGTGGGCGCTCTACGGCGGCGACGCCACGCGCGGGACCGTGGACTCCATCCGGTTCGCCCGGGCCAGCGCGCGCTCGCCCGTGCGCATCGAGCTCGACTTCGAACTTGGCGGACATCGGTTCCGCCTCGTCCGCGCACTGACCACCGCCGACCTGTACGTGGACGGCGGCGAGCGTCCCATCGCGACGGGGGCGTCGGCCGTCACCGACGTCATCCGGCGAAAGCTCGGGATGTCGCTCGACGAGTTCGACAACACCTATTTCACCGCGCAGAAGCAGCTCGCGGTGATGGCCACCCTGACCGCGGCCGCCCGCGCCCAGTTCCTCTCGCGCGTGCTGGGTTACGAGAAGCTCCGGGCGGCGCAGGACCTCTGCGACGAGCGACGCAAGGCCCTGCGCAACGAAAGCAACGGCATGCGGGCCGGGATGCCGGACCCGGACGTCCTCGCGCGGCAGCTCGCCGACGCCGAGGCGCGGCTCCGCGATGCGCAGGCGCGCGCGGCCGCCGCGGCGGTCGAGCAGGCCCGCGCGCAGCAGGCGCTCAGCACGCTCCAGCCGCGCTGGGCGGAGGCGCAGCGCGCCCGCGAGGAGCTGCAGGGCCTCGACGCGGAGCGCCGCATTGTCGACGCCGAGCTCACCGGGCTCGCGCGCACCGTCGAGCGCGTGGAGGGGGAGCTGCTGCACGTCGCCGAGGCGCGCGCGCAGCTCGTGCCGCTCGCGGAGGCGCTCGCGCCGTTCCATGAGGTCGGCGAGGAGCTCACGCGCCAGCGCGAACTCGCGGTGTCGAATGGCCGCCGGCAGGCGCTGCAGGAGGCGGCGCACGAGCTCGCCACCGAATTGCAGCACTTGCGGGAAGGGCGCTCGCGCCTCGAGACGGCGCCGGCAGTCGAGGAACAGCTCACCGATGAGATGGAGCAGAAGCGCCACCGGCTGGAGGAGCTGCAGGGGCGTCTTGAGCTGCGTCGCACCGAGTGGGTGCGCGACCGGCAGGAGGCGGAGACGCGCCGGAACGCGCTGCGCGCGCATTATCAGGAGCTGCGTGAGCAGAAGGACAAGCTCAAGTCGGCGGGAGAGGAAGGGCAGTGTCCCACCTGCAGCCGGCCGCTCGGCGATCATTACCACAGCGTGATGGACTTCCTCGAGACGCAGATCGAGGCGGTCAGCGCCGACGGCCTGTACTTCCGCCAGCGGCTCGAGCAGCTCGAGGGCATGCCCGAGGACATCGCCGCGCTCGATGAGGAACGGCGACAGGCCATGCAGGAAGTCAGTGCGCTGGAGCGGAAACTGGCGCGCACGCAGGTGGCCGTCGGCCAGCTCGAGCAGCTGGCGCGCGAACTCGGGCAGAAGGAACAGCGGCACGCGGCGCTGGCGGCCGAACTCGCCTCGCTCCCGGGGGGTTACGTGCGCGAGCGGCACCTGGCGCTCGAGGAGCAGTTCGAGCAGCTCGCGGCCCTGAGCACGCAGGCCAACCGGCTCAACACGCAGGTCGAGCGCGAGCCGGCGCTGCGGCGCGAGCTCGAGTCGGCGCAGCGCGCGATGGCCGCGGCGCACGGCAAGCGCGAGCAGATCGCGGCGCGCCTCGGGACGATCGCCCACTCCGAGGAGGAGTATGCGGCGCTCGGCAGTGCCCACGCCGCCGCAACCGGCGCGGTGCAGGCGGCGGCGATGGCCGTGCTGAACGCCGAAGGGGAGGCCCGGCTCGCGTCGTCGGACCGCGATCGCGTGGTCGCGGCGCAGCGCGACCTCGACGAGCGGCGCGAGCGCGTGGCGGCGATCGAGGCGGACAAGCGGCTGCACGACGAGCTGTATCGCGCCTACTCCGACTTGCGAACCGATCTCAACTACCAGATGCGCCCCGAGATCTCCGAGCTCGCGAGCGGATTCCTCGCCGCGCTGACCGACGCGCGCTACAGCGAGCTCGACCTCGACGAGAAATACCGCATCTCGATCCTCGAGGACGGGGTCCCGCTCCCCGTCATCTCGGGCGGTGAGGAAGACCTCGCCAATCTCGTGCTGCGCCTGGCCATCTCGCAGATGATCGCGGAGCGCAGCGGCCAGCCCTTCTCGCTGCTCATTCTCGACGAGGTCTTCGGGTCGCTGGATGAGGTGCGTCGCCAGAACGTCATCGGCCTGCTGCGCGCGCTGCGCGACCGGTTCGACCAGGTGATCGTCATCACCCACATCGACGACGTGCGCGACGGCCTCGATCAGGTCTTCGTGATCGCGAACGACGAGAAGTCGGGCGCGTCACGGGTCACGCGCGGTGATGCCGAGCTGCCGGTGGGTGCCGACGCGCTGCTGGCGACGGCGGGGGCGGCGGACGGCGGGGCGGAGTCGTGA
- a CDS encoding DNA repair exonuclease, with protein sequence MRLVHLSDLHLGFRQFQRVTPAGKNQREADVAASFTRAMDKVIALAPELVLIGGDVFHTVRPTNPAILHAFAQFLRLRTALPNAIVVIVAGNHDMPRSSETTCILRLFEQLNFHIVDVTPRRLTFPEHDLAILAVPDLPPGSVDLSPDLDYKHNILLLHGEVEGALPEGAREDERASMPIPASAVSHERWDYVALGHYHVYRKVGPNAYYCGSIDYTSTNSWGEYAEEKAAKLPGKGLIERDLATGKQTFHALPVTRKIIDLPAVSGRGMSAADLDAAIAAAVEKCPDGGIDGKVVRLVVRDVPRHVVRELDHQRLREFQRRALHFVLDTRRPNVVRTAVAESGAPGRRPSLADTLREALRSRVLTSDIDRDRLVELGEHYLRDAEQDMAVRGVDETEQT encoded by the coding sequence GTGCGACTCGTCCACCTCTCCGATCTCCACCTCGGCTTCCGGCAGTTCCAGCGCGTCACGCCCGCGGGCAAGAACCAGCGCGAGGCGGACGTGGCGGCATCGTTCACGCGCGCGATGGACAAGGTCATCGCGCTGGCGCCCGAACTGGTGCTCATCGGCGGGGACGTCTTTCACACGGTGCGGCCGACCAACCCGGCCATCCTGCACGCCTTCGCGCAGTTCCTGCGGCTGCGCACGGCCCTGCCGAACGCCATCGTGGTCATCGTCGCCGGCAACCACGACATGCCGCGCTCGAGCGAGACGACGTGCATTCTCCGCCTCTTCGAGCAGCTGAACTTCCACATCGTGGACGTGACGCCGCGCCGGCTGACCTTTCCCGAGCACGACCTCGCCATCCTCGCCGTTCCCGACCTGCCGCCGGGAAGCGTCGACCTGTCGCCCGACCTCGACTACAAGCACAACATCCTGCTGCTGCACGGTGAGGTGGAAGGGGCGCTGCCCGAAGGGGCCCGCGAGGACGAACGCGCCTCGATGCCGATTCCCGCGTCGGCGGTCTCGCACGAGCGGTGGGACTATGTCGCCCTCGGTCACTACCACGTGTACCGCAAGGTCGGGCCCAACGCGTACTACTGCGGCTCGATTGACTACACCAGCACGAACAGCTGGGGCGAGTACGCCGAGGAGAAGGCGGCGAAGCTTCCCGGCAAGGGGCTGATCGAGCGCGACCTCGCGACCGGGAAGCAGACGTTTCATGCGCTGCCCGTCACGCGGAAGATCATCGATCTGCCAGCAGTCAGCGGCCGCGGCATGTCGGCGGCCGACCTGGACGCGGCGATCGCCGCTGCCGTCGAGAAGTGCCCGGACGGCGGGATCGACGGCAAGGTCGTGCGCCTGGTCGTGCGCGACGTGCCGCGGCACGTTGTGCGCGAGCTCGACCATCAGCGCCTGCGCGAATTCCAGCGGCGCGCGCTGCACTTCGTCCTCGACACGCGCCGTCCCAACGTGGTGCGCACCGCGGTCGCGGAGAGCGGCGCGCCGGGCCGGCGGCCGTCGCTCGCGGACACGCTGCGGGAGGCGCTGCGCAGCCGCGTGCTGACGAGCGACATCGACCGCGACCGCCTGGTGGAACTGGGCGAGCATTACCTGCGCGACGCCGAGCAGGACATGGCCGTGCGCGGCGTCGACGAGACGGAGCAGACGTGA